The following is a genomic window from Spirosoma foliorum.
ATTCCAGGCCGTGATCACCCACGCCTTCAACAACGACTTTAGCGCCTGAGTTACGAACACAGAACCGCTCACCGGCCATCCCACGAATGAACGCTTCGCCCGATGTTGCTCCGTAGAACGATACGTTACCAACGATGCTGTTTTCGTCAGGCTTAAACTGAGCGGTGCGATCTGGATACACAATCAATTGTGCCCCACAGAGACCTTTGCCGAAGTAGTCATTCGCATCGCCTTCGAGTTCGAGTTTAATACCACTCGTGCTGAATGCGCCGAAGCTCTGACCCGCTGTGCCGCGGAGTTTGATATGAATCGAGCTATCAGGCAGTCCCGGACCACCGTACACTTTCGAGATCTCGTTCGACAGCATCGTGCCGATACTCCGGTCGATATTCTGTACGGTGAATTCTCCGTAAACGGACTCTACGGTACCGTCTATAGCAGGCTGGGCCAGCTCAATTAACTTACGGTCGAGTACGTCATCCAGGTGGTGGTTTTGTTCTTCCTGTTTGTACAGGGCCACGTCCAGATTAGTTGGCTCTTTATAGATCAGCGCGTCGAGGTTGACTTTCTTATATTTCCAGTGCGCCAGGTTATTCCGTAGTTCAAGCATTTGCGACTGTCCAACCATCTCGTTGATCGTGCGGAAGCCTAGTTCAGCCATGATCTCCCGCAACTCCATCGCCAGGAAGGTGAACATGTTCACGACGTGTTCTGGCTTACCCGTAAACAGCGCGCGGAGTTCCTTATTCTGCGTGGCCACGCCCACCGGGCAGGTGTTCAGGTGACACTTCCGCATCATGATACAACCCGTAGCTACCAGCGCAGCCGTAGCCACCCCAAATTCTTCGGCACCGAGCAAAGCAGCAATCGCTAAGTCACGACCGGTACGCATCTGCCCATCAGCCTGTACCGTTACGCGACCGCGTAGTTTGTTTTTAACCAGTGTCTGGTGCGCTTCGGCCAAGCCAAGCTCCCAGGGAAGACCTGCGTGGCGAATCGACGAAAGGGGAGAGGCTCCCGTTCCGCCATCGTGTCCTGAAATCAGGATGTGGTCGGCATGGGCTTTGGCAACCCCAGTGGCAATTGTACCAACCCCGGCTTCCGACACGAGCTTAACGCTGATTCGGGCGGCCCGGTTAGCATTTTTAAGGTCAGAAATCAACTGCGCTAAATCCTCGATCGAATAAATATCGTGGTGAGGTGGGGGCGAAATCAGGCCAACACCGGGTGTTGAGTGACGCGTCCGGCCAATCCAGTCATCGACCTTGAAACCAGGAAGCTGGCCACCTTCGCCAGGTTTTGCTCCCTGGGCCATTTTGATCTGTAACTCCTGAGCGTTGGTCAGGTAGTAACTCGTTACGCCGAAACGACCCGAAGCTACCTGCTTAATCCCCGAATTCATGCTGTCACCGTTTTCGAGCGGAGTATAGCGGAGTTCATCTTCACCACCTTCGCCCGAGTTGCTTTTACCGCCAATACGGTTCATGGCAATCGCCAGCGTAGTGTGGGCTTCCCAGGAGATCGACCCAAACGACATGGCACCCGTCGCAAAGCGTTTGAAGATGCTTTCGATCGGTTCAACTTCGTCGATAGGGACGGGTGTGCCCTTCTTGAACTTCAGCAGACCACGAAGGGTAATTGCCTTCTGGGTCTGATCGTCAATGAGCTGCGAGTATTTCTTGAAGATCGAGTAATCGTTCTTCTTGGTAGACTGTTGCAGTAAGTGAATCGTATCGGGATTGAAAATGTGTTTTTCACCCCGTTGTTTCCACTGATAGATACCACCAACTTCCAGGCGAGGAGCCGAAACCGACATGTCGGGGAAGCAAACCGAATGGCGAACGAGAATTTCCTTCGCGATTTCGTCAAGGCCCATACCGCCAATGCGAGACACCGTACCGGTGAAATAGCGGCTAACCACATCCTGGTTTAAGCCAAGACATTCGAAGATCATGGCACCCTGATACGATTGCAACGTTGAGATACCCATCTTCGAGAAGATCTTGAGCAACTCACCATTGACCGCCTTTACATAATTCTTAAAGAGTTTGTCGAGGTCATAATCTACAGCCAGCAAGCCCTTCGCTTTCATGTGGGCAATCGTTTCGAACGCCATGTAGGGGTTCACGCCCGACGCGCCATAGCCAATAAGCGTAGCTACGTGGTGGGTTTCCCAAACGTCACCTGCTTCGACCACAATCCCGACTTTCCCCCGTAGTCCCTGACGAATCAGGTAGTGGTGAATGGCGGCCGTTGATAATAACGATGGAATAGGTGCATGGCTCGAATCAATAGCCCGGTCAGACAGAACCAGAATGGAGTATCCGTCTTCAATTGCATCTTCCGCGTACCGACAAATACGATCCAGTGCCCGTTCGAGTGAGCGACCTTCCCCATCAGCGGTAAACAGACAGTTAATGGTTTTTGCCTGGAAATTAGGCTTATCGATAAACCGAAGTTTATCAAACTCCTTGGTTGTCAGAACCGGCTGATCCAATTCCACCTGACGGCAGTGTACGGGTGATTCACTCAGGAGGTTATACGTTGCGCCAACAAACGAAATCAGCGACATAATAGACCGTTCCCGAATGGAGTCAATCGGTGGATTGGTTACCTGCGCAAATAGCTGCTTGAAATAGTGGCTCATGTGCTGGCTCTGTTCCGACAGGATTGCCAGAGGAATATCGATACCCATTGAGCCAAGCGCTTCTTTACCAGTCTCAACCATCGGCGCCAGAATCATCCGTAGATCTTCCGATGTAAACCCGAAGGCCTGTTGCATCCGGAGCAACTTCGCGGGTTCGTAAGGGCTATACGTCCGAACGGGAGCTTCTAAATCCTGAATTCTAATTTTGTTGTCGTCGAGCCATTGCTGATACGGTTGACGGGCACAAATCTCGGCCTTAATTTCTTCGTCCGATACAATGCGGCCCTGTTCCATATCAACCAGGAACATCTTGCCCGGTTGCAAACGGCCTTTCGAAACCACCGTAGCTGGATCGATGTCCAGAACCCCTACTTCCGACGCCATGATGACAATATCATCATTGGTCACCCAGAACCGGGATGGACGTAGCCCATTACGGTCGAGGGTAGCGCCTACGATGCGACCGTCTGTAAATGAAATGGACGCCGGGCCATCCCAGGGCTCGATCAGAGCCGCGTGGAATTCGTAAAACGCTTTCCGAACAGGGTCCATGTGCTGATTACCGTCCCAGGCTTCAGGAACGAGCATCATCATCACATGCGGCAGCGACCGGCCGCTCATCACCAATAATTCGATCGCATTATCGAGATTGGCTGAGTCAGACTGTTTAGGGTCGCAGATGGGCAATAACATATCCATCTCATCCTTCGTAAACTTGGATGATTCGAGCAGACCTTCAGCCGCTTTGATCCAGTTTACGTTACCGCGTACCGTATTGATTTCCCCGTTGTGGGCAATGTAGCGGAATGGTTGAGCCAGTTTCCACGATGGGAATGTGTTCGTTGAGAAACGAGAGTGAACTACGCCCAGTGCCGAAACGACTTCCTCGTTCTGTAAATCAGGGAAATAAGGCTCTAACTGTAAGGTTGTTAGCTGGCCTTTATAGGTAATTGTCCGGCAGGAGAGCGAGGAAAAATAGAAGTGATCAACGCCAGCAATGGTCTCGTTAATGATACGGGTGCTGTAGTTGCGCAGAATGTAGAGTTTCCGCTCAAAATCTTCGGCAGTCGTCACATCGACCGGGCGTTTTATAAACACCTGTTCCATTTGCGGTTCTGCCGAACGCGAACCGTTGCCCAAATCACTGTTATTGACCGGCACAACCCGATAACACAGGAGTTCAAGCCCGAGCCGCTTCATCTTCCGATTCAGGATCGCCCGGCACTCTTCGCGAAGCCACACGTCTTTCGGGAAATACACCATCCCTACACCGTATTCGAATGCAGGTGGGAGGTGAACGCCCAGCTTACGGGTTTCGTCCACGAAAAACTCGTGCGGAATCTGGATGAGTAATCCAGCGCCATCGCCGGAGTTGGGTTCAGACCCAACAGCTCCCCGGTGTTCCATACGCCGAAGCATCTGGAGCGCATCCGATACAATCTGGTGAGACTTGCGACCTTTAATATGGGCCACGAAGCCAATACCGCAATTGTCGTGTTCAAACTCGGGGCGGTAAAGTCCCGCCAATTGGTCAACCTGATCAGACATGGTCGTAACAGTGTTGGATAAGGCCGTTGTTTCCCGCTCATCTGATTAACAGAATCGCAAAAAATTAGGGCGATTATTAAGAAAATCTAAATTAACTAGTAGCCCGGCGATTCTTAAATCCGGAGATGGTAGTCGGGCTGAAGGGCGTTTGTGACAAAGTCATGCAATATACTACCAAAAAAAATTGGCAAAAACAGCCTTTTCCAGAATTTTATAGTAAATGGTATTAATTGTGAATTTGATCATAAATGTTCTTGAAAAATGCCAATTTAATAGTGGCAAGTAGACATACGAAGATACAATGTAGCGCCGTTTGTGGGTACGGGTTGAGTAAATGGCCGCGTTTATCTGGTAGAGATAACTGGATTGGAAAACGGACAGCGTAATGAATAGTCTATTTACTTGTCTTTCGGATAGCGACCAAGCCCAGCAGCATATAGAGTAATAGTACCTATATATACTAATAGGCTGGCTGCCTGTATTAACAGCACCCTGTAAGGATGTTGCAGTTGGTAAAAATGTCCTTTAATTATTATTGAAGCTGTTTTAGACTTTCTAATTTCTGTTGAAACTAAATTGATTTTTTGTCCTTTCGACGTCAGGAGAAATCTCAAACTTCCATATTAACAAGACTCGAGATTTCTCCTGACGTTGAAAGGACAAAAAATAGGATCATCAATAATAGTTAGTGAAGTTTTCGCAGATAGGATCAGCCGAATGGCATACCCGAGAGCGACCTTTATCATTCGTTCCGAGAAAAAAGAGCGTATGATTAGGCTGAGGCAAGGCAGTTGGATTAACCAGTAAGCCAAAAAATAGATAGGGAATAGCTGTAAAAAGCATAAAAAAAGCCGCTCAATTGAGCGGCTTTGCAGTTTTTGTGATTCGGCTGGGATTCGAACCCAGGACCCATACATTAAAAGTGTATTGCTCTACCAGCTGAGCTACCAAATCATTTCCCTTTCGGTAAACGGTGTCGTTCGTCGTTTGGGAATGCAAAAGTAGAGGTTTGTTTTTAAGAATGCAATAGCCACCCTAAAAAAAAGTTAATTGTTGGGTCAGTTTTATGGCTTCAACGGCTTCACGAACATCATGAACCCGCAAAATGGAGGTCCCTTTTAGGAGGGCTGCCGTGTTTAAAACTGTAGTGCCATTCAGGGCTTCATCGGCTTTGATGTTCAGGGTTTTCCAGATGGTTGTTTTGCGGGAAAGACCCACTAAAATAGGCTCATCGAATAGCTGAAAAGCGTCCAGTTTACTGAGTAATTCAAAATTTTGTTTGGGGGTCTTCGCGAAGCCAAATCCAGGGTCTAAAATAATATCTTTAGCGCCCAGGGCCCGCAACTCGGCTAGTCGAACCGCTAATTCGTCGATAACCTCCGAAGTTACATTGGTATAGGTTGCCAGCGACTGCATGGTTTGCGGAGTGCCGCGCATATGCATCAATATATACGGAACGCCGAGCGTGGCTACCGTTTCGAACATGGCCGGATCGAGGGTGCCACCTGCCACATCGTTGACTACAGACGCTCCTGACTGTACGGCCTGTCGGGCTACTGATGCGCGAAAGGTATCTATAGAGATCAGGGCATCCGGGAAGTTTGCCCGGATCGATTCGATGACCGGCAATATTCGGTCGGCTTCTTCGGCTGGGCCAACGGGGGCAGCGCCGGGTCGGGTTGAGTAACCACCAATATCTAAAAAGGTAGCCCCCTGGTCGAGCATTTGTTGCGCTAGCTCAACGGCCATCAACGTAGCCGTTTTGTCGGGTATGATCCGGCTATCGGCAAAGAACGAATCGGGGGTTGCATTTAGAATGCCCATGACCACAGGTTGACTCAAATCAACCAGCCTTCCCCGGCAGTTCAGCGTTTTTTTCGTAACTTTCGGCATAAAAAGAGTCAATAGTCATTAGTCGATAATTGCCAGTAGCTTACCATCGACTAATGACTATTGGCTATCGACTATGAACAATACAGAATCCGAATATCGGCAGGTTATCCAACGCTGCAAAGACCTTTTCCTGAAAAAGAATAAAGATTATGGCACCGCCTGGCGTATTCTGCGGCTGTCGAGCATCACCGACCAGATTTTTATTAAGGCGCAACGGATTCGTACGTTGCAGGAAACGGGGGTGAGTCGCGTAGGGGAGGGCATTGAGCCTGAATTTGTGGGTATCATTAACTACTGCGTTATGGCCCTGATCCAGATGCAGTTAGCTGAGGACAAACGCACCGATATCCCAACCGATGAACTTGAGCAGCTTTACGACAAAGAAATTGGCGAGGTTATTGAGTTGCTTTTTGCCAAGAACCACGATTATGGCGAAGCCTGGCGTGAGATGCGGGTTAGCTCCATGACGGATATTATTCTGATGAAGCTACTGCGTACGAAGCAAATTGAAGATAATCGGGGTGCTACGCTGGTATCCGAAGGCGTAGAAGCTAATTATATGGATATGATTAATTACGCCGTTTTCTGCTTGATAAAGCTTACTAATTAATGGATAATGCACAATGAATAAAGGATAATGAACGGACATCGATTCATTATTCATTAGCCATTATCAATTATTCATTTTAACCTACATGAATCCAACTACATCGCAGCCTAAAGTCAAAACCGGCACGCCACCCATGCTGATTGCCGCCCGTATTGCTCGTATTCTGGTCGGGATTGTCTTTATTTTTTCAGGATTGATCAAACTCAACGACCCCGTTGGGACACAGATTAAGTTCGAAGAATATTTTGAGGTTTTCGCGCAGGATGTTCCGTTTTTGCACGATTTCTTCATGGCGTTAGTGCCGTTCACGCTACTTATGTCGGTCTTGTTCTGCGCGGCAGAGATCATTCTTGGCGTGGCTTTACTAGCGTCTTACAAGCCGAAAGTAACGGTCTGGCTGCTGTTCTTTCTGATCACCTTTTTTACCTTCCTGACGTTCTATTCGGCTTATTTTGATCGGGTAACCGACTGCGGCTGTTTTGGTGATGCCATTAAGCTCAAACCCTGGACATCCTTTTCGAAAGATATTGTCCTGATGGTATTGATCCTGTTTATTATTGGTCACCGAAACCGGCTTCGATCGCGTAATACGGGTTGGCTGGTGGGTATTACCGTTGCCCTGACGCTGGCGCTTGGGGTATATGCCGTTCAGTTTTTGCCCCCAATCGATATGCTGCCTTATGCCGTTGGCAAAAGTATTCCGGCACAAATGAAGCCGTCTGAACCCCTGCGTTACAAATATGTGATGGAGAAAGATGGAAAGACGGAGGAGTTTGAAACGTACCCAACCGACCAGAGCTATAAGTTCAAAGAAATGGTGCTGGTTAATGAAAAAGCCAAACCCAAAATTACAGACTACCGTGTCTGGAACGATGAGGGCGATTTTACGCAGCAGACGTTTGAAGGGAACAAGCTGTTTATCATCGTAAAAAATACAAAAGGCATTGACGCCGGAAGCCTGCCCGCCATTCGTGCCTTGATCGAGGGTTTACGGGGTACCAACATCGCTCCTTATATTCTGACCTCTACCAGCGATGATGAGATTAAAGCGTTCCGTAAAGAGTATCAATTAGAAAACGTTCCCTATTATAAAGCCGACGCCACCGTTCTGAAAACCATCATGCGATCGAACCCTGGTACCTGGCTAATGAGCAATGGTATCGTGCGCGGCAAATGGCATTATAATTCAACGCCGGATGCGGCTGAGGTTAAAAGAATTTTGAATGATTGAGTGATTGAGTGATTGAATGATTGAGTGATTGAATAGCTGACGCAAAAATTATTCAATCACTCAATCATTCAATCACTCAATCACTCAATCATTCGCTCATTGCGGATGAAAAATATCTTCCTGATTGGTATGCCCTCGTCGGGCAAGAGTACGCTGGGTAAACGAATTGCCGATGTATTGCATTATCGGTTTATTGATACCGACAAGATTATTGTTCGGGAGGAAGGACGTTCTATCCCGGAAATTTTTGCCCAATCGGGCGAAGAGTATTTTCGGGAAGTTGAACGCCGGGTGTTACGCACCATACGGCCGGGTGATAGTCTGGTTGTATCAACCGGGGGCGGTATGCCCTGCTTCCACGAAAATATGGACTATATCAAATCGACGGGCGTATCTATTTTTCTGGATGTACCCGTTGAGGTACTCGTTCGTCGAATTTTGGCGCATGGGCATGAGGATCGACCGCTAAATAACCCGAATGATCCAGAGCTGCTCGCTGTTTTGCAAAAACGATACGAAACGCGATTGCCTATTTATGCGCAGGCAACGATTACGGTTTCGGGCGAAACAACCGAAGATGAAATCCTGCGACGAGTAGGTGCGTGGCTGTAGGAGGTCTAAAGAATTAACTGATATCTTCCCAAAGCTCAAGGCTATTTCCTTCCGGGTCAAGGATATGGACAAACTTGCCATAGTCATAAACGGCTATTTCATCCAGTATCGTTACGCCATTACGTTTTAGTTCTTCTACCAGTTCTTCAATATTCTCGACCCGGTAATTGATCATGAAGTCCTTTTTGGAGGGTTCAAAGTATTGGGTGTTTTTGTCAAAAGCTCCCCAAACGGTTGATCCTTTTTTGCTGGGGTCGTCTGCATCGAGCCAGTTGAAGGTGGTGCCATAAGCATCCATAGGTAATCCCAGATTTTGAGCGTACCAGTCTTTCATTTTCTGCGGATCATCGCATTTGAAGAAGATGCCGCCTATGCCAGTTACTTTTTTCATGTATCTAATGTAAATAATGGAATAAGATAAACTACGGTTTTTGTTGATATTTACCGTACCTCATTACCAAATTACCAAAACATACGCATGAGCATTAGCAAAACGGTATTTATATTTCTTGTGGCCCACCTGATAGGCCATTCGCTCGTTGCTCAGTCAACCGTAGCTGTTTCTTCAGGCGGCACTGCTGGGTTCGGTAACAATGTCAAAGCCGGGAAATACGCTACTATCCGGGGTTTCAGGATGTATTATGAAGTATATGGTACTGGTAAACCATTGCTTCTGATTCATGGGAACGGGGGCTCTATCAATAATTTTAGTAATCAGATTCCTTATTTCGCCAAAAACTACAAAGTGATTGCCGTTGATAGCCGGGCGCAGGGTGAATCGGTAGATACCAGCGATTCGCTTACGTACGAAATGATGGCCGACGATTTCAATGCGCTCCTGAATCAGCTTCATCTCGATTCGTGCTACGTGATTGGCTGGAGCGATGGCGGCATCAATGGGTTGCTGTTGGCTATGCGGCATCCCGAAAAAGTAAAGAAACTAGCCATTACCGGCGCTAACCTGTGGCCCGATACAACGGCCATTGAACCGGGCCTTTTTCAATGGATTGTTTCACGTAATGATAGCCTGGGTAAGGTTACGCAAACCCTATCGGTAAAGGCGGAGAAAAAGCTGCTTAACCTGATGGCGTTTAATCCCCATATTTCGACCACCGCGTTGAAAAAAGTGAACTGCCCGACGCTGGTCATCGGGGGTGATCATGACGTGATTCTACCGAAACACACGCTGGCTATTGCCGAAGCTCTTCCGAATGCTTACCTCTGGATTTTACCCAATTCCGGCCATTCGACCCTCGTTCGCTACAAAGATTTATTCAATCAAATCGTAGGAGAGTTTTTCAAAACGCCTTTTCGGAAAATTGATGGAATGGCAAAGCTAGAGTAAGTGTAAGAAACATCCGT
Proteins encoded in this region:
- the gltB gene encoding glutamate synthase large subunit — protein: MSDQVDQLAGLYRPEFEHDNCGIGFVAHIKGRKSHQIVSDALQMLRRMEHRGAVGSEPNSGDGAGLLIQIPHEFFVDETRKLGVHLPPAFEYGVGMVYFPKDVWLREECRAILNRKMKRLGLELLCYRVVPVNNSDLGNGSRSAEPQMEQVFIKRPVDVTTAEDFERKLYILRNYSTRIINETIAGVDHFYFSSLSCRTITYKGQLTTLQLEPYFPDLQNEEVVSALGVVHSRFSTNTFPSWKLAQPFRYIAHNGEINTVRGNVNWIKAAEGLLESSKFTKDEMDMLLPICDPKQSDSANLDNAIELLVMSGRSLPHVMMMLVPEAWDGNQHMDPVRKAFYEFHAALIEPWDGPASISFTDGRIVGATLDRNGLRPSRFWVTNDDIVIMASEVGVLDIDPATVVSKGRLQPGKMFLVDMEQGRIVSDEEIKAEICARQPYQQWLDDNKIRIQDLEAPVRTYSPYEPAKLLRMQQAFGFTSEDLRMILAPMVETGKEALGSMGIDIPLAILSEQSQHMSHYFKQLFAQVTNPPIDSIRERSIMSLISFVGATYNLLSESPVHCRQVELDQPVLTTKEFDKLRFIDKPNFQAKTINCLFTADGEGRSLERALDRICRYAEDAIEDGYSILVLSDRAIDSSHAPIPSLLSTAAIHHYLIRQGLRGKVGIVVEAGDVWETHHVATLIGYGASGVNPYMAFETIAHMKAKGLLAVDYDLDKLFKNYVKAVNGELLKIFSKMGISTLQSYQGAMIFECLGLNQDVVSRYFTGTVSRIGGMGLDEIAKEILVRHSVCFPDMSVSAPRLEVGGIYQWKQRGEKHIFNPDTIHLLQQSTKKNDYSIFKKYSQLIDDQTQKAITLRGLLKFKKGTPVPIDEVEPIESIFKRFATGAMSFGSISWEAHTTLAIAMNRIGGKSNSGEGGEDELRYTPLENGDSMNSGIKQVASGRFGVTSYYLTNAQELQIKMAQGAKPGEGGQLPGFKVDDWIGRTRHSTPGVGLISPPPHHDIYSIEDLAQLISDLKNANRAARISVKLVSEAGVGTIATGVAKAHADHILISGHDGGTGASPLSSIRHAGLPWELGLAEAHQTLVKNKLRGRVTVQADGQMRTGRDLAIAALLGAEEFGVATAALVATGCIMMRKCHLNTCPVGVATQNKELRALFTGKPEHVVNMFTFLAMELREIMAELGFRTINEMVGQSQMLELRNNLAHWKYKKVNLDALIYKEPTNLDVALYKQEEQNHHLDDVLDRKLIELAQPAIDGTVESVYGEFTVQNIDRSIGTMLSNEISKVYGGPGLPDSSIHIKLRGTAGQSFGAFSTSGIKLELEGDANDYFGKGLCGAQLIVYPDRTAQFKPDENSIVGNVSFYGATSGEAFIRGMAGERFCVRNSGAKVVVEGVGDHGLEYMTGGLVVILGQTGKNFAAGMSGGVAYVYDQDGTFASKVNPEMVTLEALNGEDQGIIREYIDKHFQYTTSNVALALIQDWDNQMSKFVKVMPSDFRQALAGRGISLADQIRDKNIVYQDITVDVTQG
- the folP gene encoding dihydropteroate synthase, giving the protein MPKVTKKTLNCRGRLVDLSQPVVMGILNATPDSFFADSRIIPDKTATLMAVELAQQMLDQGATFLDIGGYSTRPGAAPVGPAEEADRILPVIESIRANFPDALISIDTFRASVARQAVQSGASVVNDVAGGTLDPAMFETVATLGVPYILMHMRGTPQTMQSLATYTNVTSEVIDELAVRLAELRALGAKDIILDPGFGFAKTPKQNFELLSKLDAFQLFDEPILVGLSRKTTIWKTLNIKADEALNGTTVLNTAALLKGTSILRVHDVREAVEAIKLTQQLTFF
- a CDS encoding DUF1599 domain-containing protein, whose amino-acid sequence is MNNTESEYRQVIQRCKDLFLKKNKDYGTAWRILRLSSITDQIFIKAQRIRTLQETGVSRVGEGIEPEFVGIINYCVMALIQMQLAEDKRTDIPTDELEQLYDKEIGEVIELLFAKNHDYGEAWREMRVSSMTDIILMKLLRTKQIEDNRGATLVSEGVEANYMDMINYAVFCLIKLTN
- a CDS encoding BT_3928 family protein, translated to MNPTTSQPKVKTGTPPMLIAARIARILVGIVFIFSGLIKLNDPVGTQIKFEEYFEVFAQDVPFLHDFFMALVPFTLLMSVLFCAAEIILGVALLASYKPKVTVWLLFFLITFFTFLTFYSAYFDRVTDCGCFGDAIKLKPWTSFSKDIVLMVLILFIIGHRNRLRSRNTGWLVGITVALTLALGVYAVQFLPPIDMLPYAVGKSIPAQMKPSEPLRYKYVMEKDGKTEEFETYPTDQSYKFKEMVLVNEKAKPKITDYRVWNDEGDFTQQTFEGNKLFIIVKNTKGIDAGSLPAIRALIEGLRGTNIAPYILTSTSDDEIKAFRKEYQLENVPYYKADATVLKTIMRSNPGTWLMSNGIVRGKWHYNSTPDAAEVKRILND
- a CDS encoding shikimate kinase, encoding MKNIFLIGMPSSGKSTLGKRIADVLHYRFIDTDKIIVREEGRSIPEIFAQSGEEYFREVERRVLRTIRPGDSLVVSTGGGMPCFHENMDYIKSTGVSIFLDVPVEVLVRRILAHGHEDRPLNNPNDPELLAVLQKRYETRLPIYAQATITVSGETTEDEILRRVGAWL
- a CDS encoding VOC family protein translates to MKKVTGIGGIFFKCDDPQKMKDWYAQNLGLPMDAYGTTFNWLDADDPSKKGSTVWGAFDKNTQYFEPSKKDFMINYRVENIEELVEELKRNGVTILDEIAVYDYGKFVHILDPEGNSLELWEDIS
- a CDS encoding alpha/beta fold hydrolase, producing MSISKTVFIFLVAHLIGHSLVAQSTVAVSSGGTAGFGNNVKAGKYATIRGFRMYYEVYGTGKPLLLIHGNGGSINNFSNQIPYFAKNYKVIAVDSRAQGESVDTSDSLTYEMMADDFNALLNQLHLDSCYVIGWSDGGINGLLLAMRHPEKVKKLAITGANLWPDTTAIEPGLFQWIVSRNDSLGKVTQTLSVKAEKKLLNLMAFNPHISTTALKKVNCPTLVIGGDHDVILPKHTLAIAEALPNAYLWILPNSGHSTLVRYKDLFNQIVGEFFKTPFRKIDGMAKLE